A genome region from Armatimonadota bacterium includes the following:
- a CDS encoding ABC transporter permease, which yields MARGLGVGKSTGRLLQTHGPSLGVLLAGVLLWEAGVRALQVPAFVLPRPSAVAGMLVSRHDLFLRHALPTTQEILLGFLASTLVGIPVAIGIVYSRVFERVSYTVIVAFQTIPKTALAPLFVLWFGFGLLSKVAVAFLIAFFPIVVNTVIGMRSVEPETIYLAQSLGATPLQVFLKVRLPRALPSIFGGLKVAITLAVVGAIVGEYIAANEGLGYIQLQANSNLDTVMLFATIAVLSALGIVLFYAVGVLERLVVRWRPGEEQLEAARETL from the coding sequence GTGGCTCGCGGGCTCGGGGTCGGGAAGAGCACGGGGCGGCTGCTCCAGACCCACGGTCCGTCCCTGGGGGTCCTGCTGGCCGGTGTGCTCCTGTGGGAAGCGGGTGTCCGGGCCCTGCAGGTGCCGGCCTTCGTCCTCCCGCGGCCGTCCGCGGTGGCGGGGATGCTGGTCAGTCGCCACGACCTCTTCCTGCGCCATGCCCTGCCCACGACACAGGAAATCCTGCTGGGCTTCCTCGCCAGTACCCTGGTCGGCATCCCCGTGGCCATCGGCATCGTGTACTCGCGCGTCTTCGAACGGGTGAGCTACACGGTGATCGTGGCTTTCCAGACGATTCCCAAGACCGCCCTGGCCCCGCTGTTCGTACTCTGGTTCGGGTTCGGGCTGCTCTCCAAAGTGGCGGTCGCCTTCCTCATCGCCTTCTTCCCCATCGTCGTGAACACCGTTATCGGGATGCGCTCGGTGGAACCCGAGACCATCTACCTGGCGCAGTCCCTGGGGGCGACCCCCCTGCAGGTTTTCCTCAAGGTGAGGCTCCCCCGGGCCCTGCCAAGCATCTTCGGGGGCCTGAAGGTGGCCATTACGCTCGCGGTCGTCGGCGCCATCGTGGGGGAGTACATCGCCGCCAACGAAGGGCTGGGGTACATCCAGCTCCAGGCCAACAGCAATCTGGATACGGTGATGCTCTTTGCGACCATCGCGGTCCTGTCGGCGTTGGGCATCGTGCTCTTCTACGCCGTCGGCGTGTTGGAACGGCTGGTGGTCCGCTGGCGGCCGGGGGAGGAGCAGCTGGAGGCTGCCCGGGAGACGCTGTGA
- a CDS encoding amidohydrolase family protein: MSSAAAYDLILRDVTVPGWPMPCDIAMVGERIAEVAPRLEGRGRGEWSGAQRWVLPALVEPHLHLDKAFSLDLTGPAADLAGAVTATAALRQVRDRPGLMTRGRRLLDTVQAWGVGALRAHVNVDPAVGLLGVEAALALREEYGDRLRVQVVAFASRHGLPERPTRELLVEAARLGCDSLGASIGIDDDPGPVLKVLFELAEARGLGVDLHVDEHTEPRCPGLAALIPATLAHGYAGRVVAGHCSALACVDATERASLIEGLATARITVAVLPLTNLFLQGRGDPSGPRGIAPVRELLAAGVQVVCGSDNVQDAFLPYGNGDPLLAAFVLGIAAQLTTEAERAALTTMVTTAAAEVLALGDYGVRPGGRADLVVLDCRPPDGPVVSLPRRALVVRGGRVAPLSVADGGVEEAPVWTTPSM; this comes from the coding sequence GTGAGCTCCGCAGCGGCCTACGACCTGATCCTGCGGGACGTCACCGTCCCCGGGTGGCCGATGCCCTGCGACATCGCCATGGTGGGGGAGCGGATCGCGGAGGTGGCGCCACGGCTGGAGGGCCGGGGGCGTGGGGAGTGGTCCGGCGCGCAGCGGTGGGTGCTGCCGGCGCTGGTCGAACCGCACCTGCACCTGGACAAGGCTTTCTCGCTGGACCTCACCGGGCCGGCTGCCGACCTGGCCGGCGCTGTCACCGCCACGGCGGCTCTGCGCCAGGTCAGGGACCGCCCGGGGTTGATGACCCGGGGCCGCCGATTGCTGGATACCGTCCAGGCTTGGGGCGTGGGGGCGTTACGCGCCCACGTGAATGTGGATCCGGCCGTCGGGCTGCTCGGCGTCGAGGCGGCGCTGGCGTTGCGCGAGGAGTACGGTGATCGGCTGCGTGTGCAGGTCGTCGCCTTTGCCTCGCGGCACGGGCTCCCGGAACGCCCCACCCGGGAATTGCTGGTCGAGGCCGCCCGCCTGGGATGCGACAGTCTCGGCGCCAGCATCGGCATCGACGACGATCCGGGGCCGGTCCTGAAGGTCCTCTTCGAGCTGGCGGAGGCTCGCGGGCTGGGGGTGGACCTCCATGTGGACGAACACACGGAGCCGCGCTGCCCTGGCCTGGCGGCGCTCATCCCGGCGACCCTGGCCCATGGCTATGCCGGTCGCGTCGTGGCCGGCCACTGCTCCGCCTTGGCCTGCGTCGACGCCACCGAGCGCGCCTCCCTGATCGAGGGTCTGGCGACAGCGCGGATCACCGTGGCGGTCCTGCCGCTGACCAACCTCTTCCTGCAGGGCCGGGGCGACCCCTCGGGCCCACGGGGCATCGCCCCGGTGCGCGAGCTGCTGGCCGCTGGCGTGCAGGTGGTCTGCGGTTCGGACAACGTGCAGGATGCGTTCTTGCCGTATGGGAACGGTGATCCGCTGCTGGCGGCCTTCGTCCTGGGCATTGCGGCGCAGCTCACCACAGAGGCCGAGCGCGCGGCACTGACGACGATGGTCACCACCGCCGCTGCCGAGGTGTTGGCCCTGGGCGACTACGGCGTGCGGCCGGGCGGGCGGGCCGATCTGGTGGTCCTGGACTGCCGGCCGCCCGACGGTCCGGTGGTCAGCTTGCCTCGCCGGGCGCTGGTGGTGCGGGGAGGTCGGGTGGCCCCCCTCTCCGTGGCGGACGGCGGCGTGGAGGAGGCACCGGTATGGACTACACCCTCGATGTAA
- a CDS encoding VOC family protein, which yields MAAPSRPEGLSHVLLQVGDLAAAERFFVDVLGFTVRDRGTLRDGRPLVVLQQGLGLTARPAGIPAGPGLVDHIAFRVRDLDALRARLLRAGLPSEGPVTTAAYGTSIYVVDPDGTRIELHDRWRDEGPA from the coding sequence GTGGCCGCGCCCTCTCGTCCCGAGGGGCTCAGCCACGTGCTGCTGCAGGTCGGGGACCTGGCTGCGGCGGAGCGGTTCTTCGTCGACGTGCTGGGCTTCACCGTGCGGGACCGCGGGACGCTGCGCGACGGCCGGCCCCTCGTCGTCCTGCAGCAGGGGCTCGGCCTGACGGCCCGCCCGGCCGGCATCCCCGCCGGGCCGGGGTTGGTGGACCACATCGCCTTCCGCGTCCGGGACCTCGACGCGCTGCGGGCGCGACTCCTCCGGGCCGGGCTGCCCTCCGAGGGGCCGGTGACCACCGCCGCGTACGGGACCTCGATCTACGTCGTCGACCCCGACGGGACGCGCATCGAGCTGCACGATCGGTGGCGGGACGAAGGCCCCGCATGA
- a CDS encoding isochorismatase family cysteine hydrolase yields the protein MDYTLDVNDTALLVIDAQNAFLHPQGTLGLSGVDTTLLSAILPPLRRLIEACKARAIPDIWTVQHHLPEDRTRTLHRIQPHTQKRARIACQPGTWDAEIADELKPLLDGRSHVIEKHKFSVFYGTRLEVLLRILGRRTLLVTGTTTNACIDTSVREAYMRDYDLLIVADCIGGIRRDWHEMALAVWAHYCGLVVTSDQVLEMLAASPAPAPGS from the coding sequence ATGGACTACACCCTCGATGTAAACGATACGGCGCTGCTGGTCATCGACGCCCAGAACGCCTTCCTGCACCCCCAGGGCACCCTGGGGCTGAGCGGCGTGGACACCACACTGCTCTCGGCCATCCTCCCGCCGTTGCGGCGCCTCATCGAGGCCTGCAAGGCCCGGGCGATCCCCGACATCTGGACCGTGCAGCACCACCTGCCCGAGGACCGCACCCGCACCCTGCACCGCATCCAGCCCCATACCCAGAAGCGGGCCCGGATCGCCTGCCAGCCCGGCACGTGGGATGCGGAGATCGCCGACGAGCTCAAGCCGCTGTTGGACGGGCGCAGCCACGTCATCGAGAAGCACAAGTTCAGCGTCTTCTACGGGACGCGCCTCGAGGTGCTGCTGCGCATTCTCGGCCGGCGCACGCTCCTGGTCACCGGGACCACCACCAACGCCTGTATCGACACCTCCGTCCGCGAGGCGTACATGCGCGACTACGACCTCCTCATCGTCGCGGACTGCATCGGCGGCATCCGCCGCGACTGGCACGAGATGGCCCTGGCCGTCTGGGCGCACTACTGCGGTCTGGTGGTGACCTCCGACCAGGTCCTGGAGATGCTGGCCGCGTCCCCCGCGCCCGCACCGGGATCCTGA
- a CDS encoding 2-hydroxymuconate tautomerase has product MPVVTVEMWEGRTLEQKRRLVAAITEAMVRHAGASADHLHVIIHEVPRHNWARAGVLGSDRER; this is encoded by the coding sequence GTGCCCGTCGTGACGGTGGAGATGTGGGAAGGACGGACGCTGGAACAGAAGCGCCGCCTCGTGGCGGCGATCACCGAGGCAATGGTCCGCCACGCTGGCGCCAGCGCGGATCACCTCCACGTGATCATCCACGAGGTCCCCAGGCACAACTGGGCCCGGGCGGGGGTCCTGGGGTCGGACCGGGAGCGGTAG
- a CDS encoding ABC transporter substrate-binding protein yields MAAVVTVLLSGMFVPAASVAQTRPTVTIRLSWKIKGEFAPLFVAVQKGFYTKRGVSVRVLEGAGAGPTLTALANGNDEFAYVGAIETAQGVSQDMPIVMVANYIRKSPMVLASFGPLASPRDLEGKSVGTSPADTFQRIWPAFARANGIDESKVRLVNLDPSARLAQFLQGRLDVLSAFYTNEVPVVEVRAGRRLNLLWVADHGFNILGHGLVTSLRFAEQNPQTVRAVVAGTNEGFEYTLRHPVEASDILVRLFPDALDRETTPLQISFTLELVRTRAVAGRPLGWNSMDEWRKTVEILARGGLLQKVKAPTEYFTNRFVGD; encoded by the coding sequence TTGGCGGCGGTCGTGACGGTCCTCCTGAGCGGCATGTTCGTCCCGGCCGCGAGCGTGGCGCAGACGCGACCGACGGTGACGATCCGCCTGAGCTGGAAGATCAAGGGGGAGTTCGCGCCCCTCTTCGTCGCTGTGCAGAAGGGCTTCTACACCAAGCGCGGGGTCTCCGTGCGGGTGCTCGAGGGGGCGGGTGCCGGCCCCACGCTGACCGCGCTGGCCAATGGCAACGACGAGTTCGCCTACGTGGGGGCCATCGAGACGGCTCAGGGCGTGTCCCAGGACATGCCGATCGTCATGGTGGCCAATTACATTCGCAAGAGCCCCATGGTCCTGGCGTCGTTTGGCCCCCTGGCCTCCCCGCGGGACCTGGAGGGCAAAAGCGTGGGCACCTCGCCCGCGGATACCTTCCAGCGGATCTGGCCGGCATTTGCCCGGGCTAACGGCATCGACGAGTCCAAGGTCCGGCTGGTGAACCTGGATCCCAGCGCCCGGCTGGCCCAGTTCCTCCAGGGCCGCCTGGATGTCCTGTCGGCGTTCTACACCAACGAGGTCCCGGTCGTGGAGGTCCGGGCGGGGCGCCGCCTGAACCTCCTCTGGGTCGCCGACCACGGGTTTAACATCCTGGGCCACGGACTGGTTACCAGCCTGCGATTTGCGGAGCAGAACCCGCAGACAGTCAGGGCCGTGGTGGCCGGGACCAACGAGGGCTTTGAGTACACGCTGCGCCACCCCGTGGAGGCCTCCGACATCCTGGTGAGGCTCTTCCCGGACGCCCTCGATCGTGAGACGACACCGCTGCAGATCAGCTTCACCTTGGAGCTGGTGCGGACACGCGCTGTGGCAGGCCGGCCGCTGGGCTGGAACTCCATGGACGAGTGGCGGAAGACCGTGGAGATCCTGGCGCGCGGGGGGCTGCTGCAGAAGGTGAAGGCGCCCACGGAGTACTTCACGAACCGCTTCGTCGGCGACTGA
- a CDS encoding dihydroorotase family protein, giving the protein MARVDLVVRDCHVVTPDLTFRGWVAVRGGRIVAMGDEGDGPAAEEVLEGRGQVLLPGRVEPHIHLGVHYPFEVDVEQTSAAAVAGGTTVMMPHARAKASYLEVYPAWEQVVAARSHCDVVFHLQIQNRRHIDEIPQYRERFGVLCYKLHLDYRVRAVAELDIEPLDDGDAYLTMRQCAQIDALCALHCEDVEIIRYTLPAVQRTGRRDLQAWTDARPAFCEVADIHTMAYLSELTGCRAVVLHLAAAEGIEAAQRWTQRPLILETLVQFLTVFPEEAGPRIGAIGKMNPPLRDRTNGERLWAGVRSGAIATVGTDHISCEKHETDDLWQATAGMPGIEVALPLLLSEGVHRGRITLQDLVRVACLTPARLYHIDDRKGAIAVGKDADLVLVDMDRERVVSPQTTVSRFKTAANGMRLRGWPTTTIKGGRVVFRDGEVIGPPAGRVLRSY; this is encoded by the coding sequence ATGGCGCGAGTCGATCTGGTGGTCCGCGACTGCCACGTGGTGACCCCCGACCTGACCTTCCGGGGCTGGGTGGCCGTGCGGGGAGGGCGCATCGTGGCCATGGGCGACGAGGGGGACGGCCCTGCAGCTGAGGAGGTCCTGGAGGGGCGCGGGCAGGTGCTGCTGCCGGGCCGGGTGGAGCCCCACATCCACCTCGGGGTCCACTACCCCTTCGAGGTGGACGTGGAGCAGACCAGCGCCGCGGCCGTGGCGGGCGGCACGACGGTGATGATGCCCCACGCCCGCGCCAAGGCGTCGTACCTGGAAGTCTATCCGGCCTGGGAGCAGGTGGTGGCCGCGCGCTCTCACTGCGACGTCGTCTTCCACCTTCAGATCCAGAACCGCCGCCACATCGACGAGATTCCCCAGTACCGGGAGCGGTTCGGGGTCCTCTGTTACAAGCTGCACCTGGACTACCGTGTCCGGGCCGTGGCGGAGCTGGACATCGAACCCCTGGACGACGGTGACGCCTACCTGACCATGCGGCAGTGCGCGCAGATCGACGCCCTCTGCGCCCTCCACTGCGAAGACGTCGAGATCATCCGCTACACGCTGCCGGCCGTCCAGCGCACGGGCCGGCGGGACCTGCAGGCGTGGACCGACGCCCGACCGGCCTTCTGCGAGGTGGCGGACATCCACACGATGGCCTACCTCAGCGAGCTCACCGGCTGCCGCGCGGTCGTCCTGCACCTGGCGGCCGCCGAGGGCATCGAGGCGGCGCAGCGGTGGACCCAGCGCCCCTTGATCCTGGAGACGCTGGTGCAGTTCCTCACGGTCTTTCCGGAAGAGGCGGGACCGCGGATCGGCGCCATCGGCAAGATGAACCCGCCGTTGCGCGACCGCACCAACGGCGAGCGGCTGTGGGCGGGGGTGCGCTCCGGGGCCATCGCCACCGTCGGTACCGACCACATCTCGTGTGAGAAGCACGAGACCGACGACCTCTGGCAGGCCACCGCCGGCATGCCGGGGATCGAGGTGGCCTTGCCCCTGCTCCTCTCGGAGGGCGTGCACCGGGGGCGGATCACCCTGCAGGACCTGGTCCGGGTGGCCTGTCTCACCCCCGCCCGCCTCTACCACATCGACGACCGCAAGGGGGCCATCGCCGTCGGCAAGGACGCCGACCTGGTGCTGGTCGACATGGACCGGGAGCGGGTGGTGAGCCCGCAGACCACGGTCTCGCGGTTCAAAACCGCGGCCAATGGCATGCGCCTGCGCGGCTGGCCGACGACGACCATCAAGGGGGGGCGCGTGGTCTTCCGCGACGGGGAGGTCATCGGACCGCCGGCGGGTCGGGTCCTGCGGTCGTACTGA
- a CDS encoding ABC transporter ATP-binding protein, with protein sequence MTQQAVGIALERVSKRYRARGADILAVEGVSLAVRPGEFVALVGPSGCGKSTLLLMIAGLIPPTGGTIAVDGQVRTRPYTDVGVVFQRDALLEWRTVLGNVLLPAEIKNLSRAAAVDRARQLLQRVGLAGFEHRYPHELSGGMRQRVALCRALIHDPPLLLMDEPFAALDAFTREELGTYLLGLWQDRQNTVVFVTHAIEEAVLLADRVVVMSPRPGRVVQSVEVPLGRPRTPALREEDAFHSAVRRIRDLFRSQGLLGPPGEAGRGRGAGRVREHTDEKGVTPCPS encoded by the coding sequence ATGACACAACAGGCCGTCGGCATCGCCCTGGAGCGGGTGTCCAAGCGGTACCGCGCCCGCGGGGCGGATATCCTGGCCGTCGAGGGGGTGAGCCTGGCGGTCCGGCCGGGAGAGTTCGTCGCGTTGGTCGGGCCCAGCGGGTGCGGCAAGAGCACGTTGCTCCTGATGATCGCCGGGCTCATCCCTCCCACCGGCGGGACCATCGCCGTCGACGGCCAGGTGCGGACGCGCCCCTACACGGACGTGGGCGTCGTGTTCCAGCGGGACGCCTTGCTGGAGTGGCGCACCGTCCTGGGCAACGTCCTCCTGCCCGCGGAGATCAAGAACCTCTCCCGCGCCGCCGCCGTCGACCGTGCCCGCCAGCTCCTGCAGCGCGTGGGCCTGGCCGGGTTCGAGCACCGGTACCCGCACGAGCTCTCCGGCGGCATGCGCCAGCGGGTGGCCCTCTGCCGGGCCCTCATCCACGACCCGCCCCTCCTGCTCATGGACGAACCCTTTGCCGCGCTGGACGCCTTTACGCGCGAAGAACTGGGGACGTACCTCCTCGGGTTGTGGCAGGACCGGCAGAACACCGTGGTCTTCGTTACCCATGCCATCGAGGAGGCGGTCCTGCTGGCCGACCGGGTGGTGGTGATGTCGCCGCGCCCCGGGCGCGTGGTCCAGTCCGTCGAGGTCCCGCTGGGGCGGCCGCGGACCCCCGCACTGCGGGAGGAGGACGCCTTCCACAGCGCCGTGCGGAGGATCCGCGACCTGTTCCGCAGCCAGGGCCTCCTGGGCCCGCCCGGTGAGGCCGGCCGCGGCCGGGGGGCCGGCCGAGTGCGCGAGCACACTGACGAGAAGGGGGTGACGCCGTGCCCGTCGTGA
- a CDS encoding dipicolinate synthase subunit DpsA gives MNGDAVVVGAVPDLDLRGRTVAVLGGDGREVEIARQAARAGAVVRTCGLPVTGDVPGTPASTVAEAVRDADVVICPVPLPAADGSLFAPHAPDPLVVNTATLRGVRPGAVLITGRASPQMAEAAQALHLRLREYEQEEDLMLLRAPAIAEGAIRVAIEHTEVTLHGHPCMVVGFGRIGPVLAATLRGLGARVTVAARNPAQLARAWAMGCAAVPLEALAERARDMCVIFNTAPARLFTREVLTRLDPQCLLIDLSGPPGAVDLAAAGELGVPVVWARGLGGRAPRTVGYSQWLGITRILATEWPP, from the coding sequence GTGAACGGGGACGCCGTGGTCGTGGGGGCGGTACCCGATCTGGACCTGCGCGGCCGCACCGTGGCCGTGCTGGGCGGGGACGGCCGCGAGGTGGAGATCGCCCGCCAGGCTGCGCGGGCCGGGGCCGTCGTCCGGACCTGCGGGCTGCCTGTCACCGGCGACGTGCCCGGAACTCCCGCCTCGACGGTGGCGGAAGCCGTACGGGACGCCGACGTGGTGATCTGCCCGGTCCCCCTGCCCGCGGCGGACGGGAGTCTCTTCGCCCCCCACGCCCCCGACCCGCTGGTGGTGAACACGGCCACCCTGCGGGGCGTGCGTCCCGGGGCCGTCCTCATCACCGGCCGTGCCAGCCCGCAGATGGCCGAGGCTGCGCAGGCGCTGCACCTGCGCCTCCGCGAGTACGAGCAGGAGGAGGACCTGATGTTGCTGCGCGCCCCCGCCATTGCCGAGGGGGCCATCCGGGTGGCCATCGAGCACACGGAAGTCACCCTGCACGGACACCCCTGCATGGTCGTGGGCTTCGGCAGGATCGGTCCCGTGCTGGCGGCTACGCTGCGCGGGCTCGGCGCACGCGTGACGGTGGCCGCCAGGAACCCCGCACAGCTGGCGCGGGCCTGGGCGATGGGGTGCGCCGCGGTTCCCCTGGAGGCGCTCGCCGAGCGTGCGCGCGACATGTGCGTGATCTTCAACACGGCCCCGGCGCGCCTCTTCACCCGCGAGGTGCTGACCCGCCTGGACCCGCAGTGCCTGTTGATCGACCTCAGCGGGCCGCCGGGGGCCGTCGACCTGGCTGCCGCCGGCGAGCTGGGGGTGCCAGTGGTGTGGGCGAGGGGCCTGGGCGGGCGTGCCCCCCGGACGGTGGGGTACAGCCAGTGGCTGGGCATCACGCGCATCCTGGCCACGGAGTGGCCGCCGTGA
- a CDS encoding Xaa-Pro peptidase family protein → MPEEIRRRQREAMARLGLAAMVIVAPENVCWTTGALIPSQRTVRHRHAIALVPGEGEAELFVVDVEEGFARAHADVARVTAYNEFTQRPVLVLAEAIRARGLRGAVGVEAAYLNYADYRLLEQALDGVAHLVPVDEVLAALRMVKTPEELARLRRAAQVAEQAAHAGLQTWWPGMTEADLGRRIADAFSAAGGENLTMLSVTAGERTPMLNGPPTRREIRPGEVVRIDVIGTVQHYVCDVARTAVVGPPTPEQEALWGRLVECRHLALDLIRPGASTRAIFRAYIEKMDAWRLPTLHFLGHGLGLTLHEEPYLNRYADTTLEEGMVLAIEPLVTLPALGMQLEETVIVTATGCEVATCQYDVGRLWQMVPGDRP, encoded by the coding sequence ATGCCTGAGGAGATCCGCCGGCGCCAGCGCGAGGCCATGGCGCGCCTGGGGCTGGCGGCCATGGTGATCGTGGCCCCCGAAAACGTCTGCTGGACCACCGGCGCCCTGATCCCCTCCCAGCGGACGGTCCGCCACCGTCACGCCATCGCCCTGGTGCCCGGCGAAGGCGAGGCGGAGCTGTTCGTCGTGGACGTCGAGGAGGGCTTCGCCCGGGCCCACGCGGACGTGGCCCGGGTGACCGCCTACAACGAGTTCACCCAGCGGCCGGTGCTGGTGCTGGCGGAGGCGATTCGGGCCCGGGGCCTGCGCGGGGCGGTGGGCGTCGAGGCAGCCTACCTGAACTACGCCGACTACCGCCTCCTGGAGCAGGCGCTGGACGGCGTGGCCCACCTCGTCCCTGTCGACGAGGTGCTGGCCGCCCTGCGGATGGTCAAGACCCCCGAGGAGCTGGCCCGGTTGCGCCGTGCCGCGCAGGTGGCGGAGCAGGCGGCCCATGCCGGGCTGCAGACGTGGTGGCCGGGGATGACCGAGGCCGACCTGGGCCGGCGCATCGCCGACGCCTTCAGCGCGGCCGGTGGAGAGAACCTGACCATGCTCAGCGTGACCGCGGGCGAGCGTACCCCCATGCTCAACGGGCCGCCCACCCGCCGGGAGATTCGGCCGGGGGAGGTGGTGCGCATCGACGTCATCGGGACGGTCCAGCACTACGTGTGCGACGTGGCCCGGACGGCCGTGGTGGGCCCTCCGACCCCGGAGCAGGAGGCGCTCTGGGGGCGGCTGGTGGAGTGCCGCCACCTGGCCCTGGACCTGATCCGCCCGGGCGCCAGCACGCGCGCCATCTTCCGAGCGTACATCGAGAAGATGGACGCCTGGAGGCTGCCGACGCTGCACTTCCTGGGCCACGGCCTCGGCCTGACCCTGCACGAGGAGCCTTACCTCAACCGCTACGCCGACACGACCCTGGAGGAGGGAATGGTGCTGGCCATCGAGCCGCTGGTCACCCTCCCGGCCCTGGGCATGCAGCTGGAGGAGACCGTGATCGTGACCGCAACGGGGTGCGAGGTGGCGACCTGCCAGTACGACGTGGGCCGGCTGTGGCAGATGGTGCCGGGGGACCGGCCGTGA
- a CDS encoding amidohydrolase produces the protein MARLLIRDADVVLTVDPQDRVLTAHSIVVEDGRIAALGPTEEIDRRYGETPFDEVIPGRGRLVMPGLVDAHLHFSEQLVRGVFVDTLSTRPWVFNWAKPVYAAMRAEDEYVATLLAGIEMIKTGTTCALDMGAQSDVGAVVRALERVGVRAVTGRHAADRLPERLPPHWTPEMVERHFFPSAEAALGELERCVRQYHGSGGGRIRVWVNIEGKEPCSPELHAGAPALARRLGVGTTYHIASSIEEAQASERRTGKWPVTLLHEWGALQDNLVLAHVVAVRSEEIAYLAEAGTKVAFCPGTALKLAKGATRIGKYPEMLQAGITVALGCDGPSAAGSLDMMRQMYLAAGLFKDARMDPTLIGARQALRMATIDGARALLWDDEIGSVEVGKRADLVLFTLEACDWVPYGDPIQTLVYSASVSSVHTVIIDGRVVMRDRRVLTVDEHEVYALAREHARRVVERAGIRPGVTPTVSTAYD, from the coding sequence ATGGCACGCCTGCTGATCCGCGACGCCGACGTGGTCCTCACCGTCGATCCCCAGGACCGCGTCCTCACCGCGCACTCCATCGTGGTGGAGGACGGCCGGATCGCCGCCCTGGGCCCCACGGAGGAGATCGACCGTCGCTACGGCGAGACGCCGTTCGACGAGGTGATCCCCGGGCGCGGGCGCCTGGTGATGCCCGGACTGGTCGACGCCCACCTCCACTTCTCCGAGCAGCTGGTCCGGGGCGTCTTCGTCGACACCCTGTCGACCCGCCCGTGGGTTTTCAACTGGGCCAAGCCGGTCTACGCGGCCATGCGGGCCGAGGACGAGTACGTCGCCACCCTGCTGGCCGGCATCGAGATGATCAAGACCGGAACCACCTGCGCCCTGGACATGGGGGCACAGAGCGACGTGGGGGCCGTCGTACGGGCCCTGGAGCGGGTGGGCGTGCGGGCGGTGACCGGGCGCCACGCCGCCGACCGCCTGCCTGAGCGGCTGCCGCCCCACTGGACTCCCGAGATGGTCGAGCGCCACTTCTTCCCCAGTGCCGAGGCCGCGCTGGGCGAGCTGGAGCGCTGCGTGCGGCAGTACCACGGAAGCGGCGGGGGGCGCATCCGGGTGTGGGTGAACATCGAGGGGAAGGAGCCCTGCTCCCCGGAGCTCCATGCGGGAGCACCGGCGCTGGCTCGACGCCTCGGCGTGGGGACGACCTACCACATCGCGTCGTCCATCGAGGAGGCGCAGGCCAGCGAGCGCCGGACCGGGAAGTGGCCGGTCACGCTGCTGCACGAGTGGGGCGCCCTGCAGGACAACCTGGTTCTGGCCCACGTGGTGGCCGTGCGGAGCGAGGAGATCGCCTACCTGGCCGAGGCCGGCACCAAGGTGGCCTTCTGTCCGGGCACCGCGCTCAAGCTGGCCAAGGGCGCCACCCGCATCGGGAAGTACCCGGAGATGCTCCAGGCCGGGATCACCGTGGCCCTGGGCTGCGATGGTCCCTCGGCGGCGGGCTCGCTGGACATGATGCGCCAGATGTACCTGGCGGCCGGCCTCTTCAAGGACGCCCGGATGGATCCCACGCTCATCGGCGCGCGGCAGGCGCTACGCATGGCCACCATCGACGGAGCCCGCGCCCTGCTGTGGGATGATGAGATCGGCTCCGTGGAGGTGGGCAAGCGGGCCGACCTGGTGCTCTTCACCCTCGAAGCGTGCGACTGGGTCCCCTACGGCGACCCCATCCAGACCCTGGTCTATTCGGCCAGCGTGAGCTCCGTCCACACCGTGATCATCGACGGCCGGGTGGTCATGCGCGACCGCCGGGTCCTCACGGTGGACGAGCACGAGGTCTACGCCCTGGCGCGGGAGCACGCCCGTCGGGTGGTGGAACGCGCCGGCATCCGCCCGGGGGTCACCCCCACGGTTAGCACGGCCTATGACTGA